In Dioscorea cayenensis subsp. rotundata cultivar TDr96_F1 chromosome 11, TDr96_F1_v2_PseudoChromosome.rev07_lg8_w22 25.fasta, whole genome shotgun sequence, a single genomic region encodes these proteins:
- the LOC120272488 gene encoding flavonoid 3'-monooxygenase CYP75B137-like produces MGKVSEASSWYQLLEPDRMPLNFFFLISVVIFIVYRKGVKRIKDTPSLPPGPRGLPVVGYLPFLRPDLHRCFADLAQTFGPLMTMWIGSRQCIIVSSSEASMEVCRDHDATFANHDTTAAARIISFGAQDMVFQPYSPKWRTLRKVFVRELLNTKILDSFHALRQREVRSMVEELHRKTGEVVDVGQVAFVTALNVVTAMLWGNSLAAEERERVGGEFRELVDGIVHLLGVTNMSDIFPVLEWMDLQGVQQKMKEHKERLDRLLNMIIEQRKGTLEASGDQKKTKDFLQVMLEMVKEDPHQLLTTDNIKGLFANIVLGGTDTTSTTVEWTLAEMMNKPETIRKAQEELESVVGKEEMVDETHLPKLHYLEALVKESLRLHPPVPLLVPRYPTATSSIGGYMIPKGAKVFINAWAIHRNPSVWENPSEFIPERFLTGTNRWEYGGSNNFNFIPFGFGRRICVGIPLAEKMNKYILATMLHSFEWRLPGNSKLDLVEKFGIVLKKEKPLVAIATARPSCAKLNK; encoded by the exons atgggCAAGGTCTCTGAAGCATCATCTTGGTATCAACTCCTAGAGCCTGACAGAATGCCACTCAACTTCTTCTTTCTCATATCTGTggtcattttcattgtttaccGAAAAGGAGTGAAGAGAATAAAAGACACACCAAGCCTGCCTCCAGGTCCACGAGGTCTGCCGGTTGTCGGTTACCTCCCCTTCCTCCGTCCCGACCTCCACCGCTGCTTTGCAGACTTGGCTCAAACATTTGGCCCTCTCATGACGATGTGGATTGGATCCAGGCAATGCATAATAGTGAGCTCGTCAGAGGCATCTATGGAGGTGTGCAGAGACCATGATGCCACCTTTGCAAATCATGACACCACTGCGGCTGCCAGAATCATCTCATTTGGTGCGCAAGACATGGTCTTCCAGCCCTACAGTCCCAAGTGGCGCACCCTTCGCAAAGTGTTTGTGCGGGAGCTGCTCAACACCAAGATACTTGACTCTTTCCATGCATTGCGCCAACGGGAGGTAAGGAGCATGGTCGAGGAGTTGCATCGAAAAACAGGAGAAGTGGTGGATGTCGGACAGGTGGCATTTGTCACAGCACTCAACGTGGTCACCGCCATGTTGTGGGGCAACTCACTGGCAGCAGAGGAGCGGGAGCGGGTTGGTGGTGAGTTCCGGGAGCTGGTGGATGGTATAGTACACTTATTAGGTGTCACAAACATGTCAGATATCTTCCCTGTGCTGGAATGGATGGACTTGCAAGGGGTGCAACAGAAAATGAAAGAGCACAAAGAAAGGCTTGACAGACTTCTGAACATGATCATCGAGCAGAGGAAGGGAACTCTGGAAGCAAGTGGTGATCAAAAGAAGACGAAAGATTTTCTTCAGGTGATGCTGGAGATGGTGAAAGAGGACCCCCATCAGCTCCTGACCACGGACAACATCAAAGGATTATTCGCG AACATAGTTTTAGGTGGCACAGATACAACATCAACCACGGTAGAATGGACCTTGGCTGAAATGATGAATAAGCCTGAGACAATCAGGAAAGCACAAGAAGAGCTCGAGTCAGTGGTAGGGAAAGAGGAAATGGTAGATGAAACACATCTACCAAAATTGCACTATTTGGAGGCATTGGTAAAAGAATCGCTTCGTTTACATCCGCCAGTCCCACTCTTAGTACCTCGTTATCCCACAGCAACATCCTCCATAGGAGGATATATGATCCCAAAAGGAGCCAAAGTTTTCATCAATGCCTGGGCCATACATAGAAACCCCAGTGTCTGGGAAAATCCATCAGAATTCATACCAGAAAGGTTTCTAACGGGAACTAATAGATGGGAATATGGTGGTAGCAATAACTTCAATTTCATCCCATTTGGTTTTGGACGAAGAATTTGTGTGGGCATTCCACTAGCAGAAAAGATGAACAAGTATATACTGGCTACAATGCTACATTCCTTTGAGTGGAGATTGCCTGGTaactccaaacttgatcttgttGAAAAGTTTGGGATTGTCTTAAAGAAGGAAAAGCCATTAGTTGCTATAGCTACCGCAAGGCCTTCTTGTGCAAAGCTTAATAAGTAA